One Vitis riparia cultivar Riparia Gloire de Montpellier isolate 1030 chromosome 4, EGFV_Vit.rip_1.0, whole genome shotgun sequence genomic window carries:
- the LOC117912473 gene encoding protein TOPLESS-like isoform X1 yields the protein MNSVEGSADRGTAIGVMSLSKELVFLILQFLDEENLKETAHILERETGYFFDMKYFEGLALSGNWDEVERYLSGFTKVEDNKFSLKIYFEIRKQKFLEALDNHDGSKALGILVNDLKVFASYNEDLYKEMTQLLTTDDFRKHESLSTYRDTNSARIIMMKDLKKVIEANPLFRGKLKFPNFRSQRLRRLINQSLNWQHVHCSYPQPDPVIKTLFLDHVCQPLNNHSIVDNPPPSEVASAPVPTSPSSCTFTPSTVTHSAVSAGTVGLCAPRNPAETLEELKDSESLSKTGTLETLDEVTSGFTYPGQGQSSVFRLPDDFPKLVQKTLNEGSSPVSMDFHPVQSTLLIVGTIVGDIGLWEVLSGEKLLSRSFKVWDIGACSPIFKAAMVKDPCVSVKCIRWSPDGSIFGVAYSKHILQLYSYGGASDVQPKLEFDAHVGGVNDLAFCAPDKKLMVISCGDDKIVKVWDAVNGVKMFTFEGHEASVYSVLPHTKERIHFIFSTSVDGKIKAWLYDNLGARVDFDAPGHWCTTMAYSDDNKRIFSCGTSKDGESFLVEWNETEGSLKRIYQGLRKPSIGILQFDTAKNQFLAVGDDHLIKLWDMDNLELLTTIDADGDLPASPCVRFNKEGTLLAVFAKGNRIKILANDSSPKLQQTSENNYLASSSLSEILSELSISQISSVGSAGMEDGGVPVNEGTRSLENVKPILTEEANGNISNIYYPPQFQFLSLPAKTNKVSSLIYNNAGDSILALGSNVHVVWKWPQNDLNMSGKATTKIPPQLWKPKGRSQLIGDYSAGTNPADVVACFVFSKNDSYGISASGGKISVFNMLTYKKMTTFMSSPPMATFLALHPQDNNIIAVGLDDSTIVIYNVRNDEVENKLKGHFGKITGLAFSEVLNVLVSSGADAQIVVWNYDGWERVNSRSMQIPDEGPPLSDIRIQFHQDQIHFLAVHDTCLEIYEAKKLECIGQWVTGKFSAEISHATFSSDSQLVYAIFLDGTASVFNTPNFHLQCRIDFNACIPLDIRCDVYPLVVAAHPNNPNQFAVGLSNGGIHIIEPLESVGKWTALPPVVDPLA from the exons TTGAAGGTTCTGCAGACAGAGGAACGGCTATTGGAGTGATGTCTCTCAGTAAAGAGCTGGTCTTCTTGATCTTACAGTTCCTTGATGAGGAAAACCTAAAAGAAACTGCTCACAT TTTGGAGCGGGAAACAGGTTATTTCTTTGACATGAAGTACTTTGAGGGCCTGGCACTTAGTGGGAACTGGGATGAGGTTGAAAGATATCTCTCTGGTTTCACAAAAGTGGAGGACAACAAGTTTTCACTCaagatttattttgaaatcagAAAGCAGAAGTTCCTTGAGGCATTGGATAA CCATGATGGCTCCAAGGCTTTAGGTATCCTTGTGAATGATCTGAAAGTTTTTGCCTCATACAATGAAGATCTGTACAAGGAGATGACTCAGCTTCTGACTACAGATGATTTCAG GAAACACGAATCTCTCTCCACATATAGAGACACAAATTCTGCAAGAATAATCATGATGAAGGATCTGAAGAAAGTTATTGAGGCAAATCCCCTTTTTCGTGGTAAACTAAAGTTTCCTAATTTCAGAAGTCAAAGGTTGCGACGTCTCATTAACCAAAG CTTGAATTGGCAGCATGTACATTGTTCCTATCCTCAACCAGACCCTGtcataaaaactctttttttggatcatgtttGTCAACCACTAAACAATCATTCAATTGTAGACAATCCTCCG CCTTCTGAAGTTGCATCAGCACCAGTTCCAACTTCCCCCTCCAGTTGTACTTTTACTCCATCTACTGTGACTCATTCTGCAGTTTCTGCTGGAACTGTTGGTCTCTGTGCACCAAGAAACCCAG CTGAAACTTTGGAGGAACTCAAGGATTCAGAAAGTTTGTCTAAAACTGGGACACTTGAGACTTTGGATGAG GTAACGTCAGGATTCACTTATCCAGGCCAAGGTCAAAGTTCAGTATTCAGATTACCTGATGACTTTCCGAAGTTAGTTCAGAAGACATTGAATGAAGGATCATCTCCAGTGagcatggattttcatcctgtTCAATCAACCCTTCTTATAG TTGGAACCATCGTTGGGGACATAGGTTTGTGGGAAGTTCTTTCTGGAGAGAAGTTACTATCCAGAAGTTTTAAGGTTTGGGATATTGGAGCTTGTTCACCGATTTTCAAG GCAGCTATGGTCAAAGACCCATGTGTATCAGTTAAGTGTATACGATGGAGCCCTGATGGTTCAATATTTG GGGTTGCATATTCAAaacatattttacaattatacTCCTATGGTGGTGCCAGTGATGTTCAGCCAAAATTGGAG TTTGATGCTCATGTTGGTGGTGTAAATGACCTCGCCTTCTGTGCCCCTGATAAGAAACTTATGGTCATAAGCTGTGGTGATGACAAGATTGTTAAG GTGTGGGATGCAGTTAATGGTGTCAAAATGTTCACTTTTGAGGGTCATGAGGCCTCTGTATATTCTGTCTTACCTCACACCAAGGAGAGAATTCAT TTTATCTTTTCTACATCAGTGGATGGCAAGATAAAAGCATGGTTGTATGACAATTTGGGAGCGAGAGTTGATTTTGATGCTCCAGGTCATTGGTGCACAACAATGGCATACAGTGATGATAATAAAAG GATTTTTTCATGTGGCACTAGTAAAGATGGAGAGTCATTCCTTGTTGAATGGAATGAGACTGAAGGTTCTTTGAAGAGAATTTACCAGGGACTTCGGAAGCCTTCAATAGGGATCCTGCAATTTGATACTGCTAAGAACCAGTTTTTGGCTGTTGGTGATGACCATTTAATCAAACTTTGGGATATGGACAACCTTGAACTCTTGACAACTATTGATGCAGATGGAGACCTACCA GCAAGTCCATGTGTTCGCTTCAACAAGGAGGGAACGTTATTAGCTGTTTTTGCAAAGGGAAACAGAATCAAAATCTTGGCAAATGATTCCAGTCCTAAGTTGCAGCAAACTTCTGAAAATAATTACCTTGCTTCCTCTAGTCTCTCTGAAATACTGAGTGAG CTTTCAATCAGCCAAATTTCATCCGTTGGTAGCGCTGGCATGGAAGATGGTGGTGTTCCTGTG AATGAAGGAACAAGGAGCTTGGAGAATGTAAAACCCATTTTAACTGAGGAAGCCAATGGGAATATCTCTAACATCTATTATCCTCCTCAGTTCCAGTTCTTGAGTCTTCCTGCTAAGACAAACAag GTGTCGAGTTTGATCTACAACAATGCAGGTGATTCCATTTTGGCATTAGGATCAAATGTTCATGTGGTTTGGAAATGGCCGCAAAATGACCTTAATATGAGTGGAAAG GCAACCACCAAGATTCCCCCTCAATTATGGAAACCAAAAGGCAGGTCACAACTGATTGGTGATTACAGTGCTGGAACCAACCCTGCAGACGTTGTagcatgttttgttttttccaaaaatgattCATATGGCATATCAGCTTCAGGAGGGAAGATTTCTGTGTTCAACATGCTGACATATAAG AAAATGACAACTTTTATGTCTTCACCACCAATGGCAACATTTCTTGCTCTTCATCCTCAAGATAACAACATAATTGCAGTAGGCCTGGATGATTCCACAATTGTGATTTACAATGTTCGCAATGATGAG GTTGAGAACAAGCTTAAGGGCCACTTTGGAAAGATCACTGGCCTTGCCTTCTCAGAGGTTCTGAATGTACTTGTTTCATCAGGAGCAGATGCTCAG ATTGTTGTGTGGAATTATGATGGATGGGAAAGGGTGAACAGCAGATCCATGCAGATCCCTGATGAGGGGCCACCACTGTCAGACATCCGAATCCAGTTTCACCAGGATCAAATTCACTTCCTTGCTGTGCATGACACTTGTCTTGAAATATATGAAGCAAAGAAACTAGAATGCATTGGACAG TGGGTCACAGGAAAATTTTCGGCAGAAATCTCGCATGCAACATTTTCTTCTGATAGCCAGTTAGTATATGCAATCTTTCTAGATGGAACGGCTTCTGTATTTAACACTCCAAATTTCCACCTGCAATGTCGGATTGATTTCAATGCTTGTATTCCTCTCGATATCAG ATGTGATGTATACCCACTTGTGGTTGCCGCTCATCCAAATAACCCAAACCAGTTTGCGGTTGGCTTATCTAATGGTGGCATCCATATCATTGAGCCCCTTGAATCTGTAGGGAA ATGGACAGCATTGCCACCAGTTGTTGACCCGCTTGCCTGA
- the LOC117912473 gene encoding protein TOPLESS-like isoform X3, whose product MNSDRGTAIGVMSLSKELVFLILQFLDEENLKETAHILERETGYFFDMKYFEGLALSGNWDEVERYLSGFTKVEDNKFSLKIYFEIRKQKFLEALDNHDGSKALGILVNDLKVFASYNEDLYKEMTQLLTTDDFRKHESLSTYRDTNSARIIMMKDLKKVIEANPLFRGKLKFPNFRSQRLRRLINQSLNWQHVHCSYPQPDPVIKTLFLDHVCQPLNNHSIVDNPPPSEVASAPVPTSPSSCTFTPSTVTHSAVSAGTVGLCAPRNPAETLEELKDSESLSKTGTLETLDEVTSGFTYPGQGQSSVFRLPDDFPKLVQKTLNEGSSPVSMDFHPVQSTLLIVGTIVGDIGLWEVLSGEKLLSRSFKVWDIGACSPIFKAAMVKDPCVSVKCIRWSPDGSIFGVAYSKHILQLYSYGGASDVQPKLEFDAHVGGVNDLAFCAPDKKLMVISCGDDKIVKVWDAVNGVKMFTFEGHEASVYSVLPHTKERIHFIFSTSVDGKIKAWLYDNLGARVDFDAPGHWCTTMAYSDDNKRIFSCGTSKDGESFLVEWNETEGSLKRIYQGLRKPSIGILQFDTAKNQFLAVGDDHLIKLWDMDNLELLTTIDADGDLPASPCVRFNKEGTLLAVFAKGNRIKILANDSSPKLQQTSENNYLASSSLSEILSELSISQISSVGSAGMEDGGVPVNEGTRSLENVKPILTEEANGNISNIYYPPQFQFLSLPAKTNKVSSLIYNNAGDSILALGSNVHVVWKWPQNDLNMSGKATTKIPPQLWKPKGRSQLIGDYSAGTNPADVVACFVFSKNDSYGISASGGKISVFNMLTYKKMTTFMSSPPMATFLALHPQDNNIIAVGLDDSTIVIYNVRNDEVENKLKGHFGKITGLAFSEVLNVLVSSGADAQIVVWNYDGWERVNSRSMQIPDEGPPLSDIRIQFHQDQIHFLAVHDTCLEIYEAKKLECIGQWVTGKFSAEISHATFSSDSQLVYAIFLDGTASVFNTPNFHLQCRIDFNACIPLDIRCDVYPLVVAAHPNNPNQFAVGLSNGGIHIIEPLESVGKWTALPPVVDPYH is encoded by the exons ACAGAGGAACGGCTATTGGAGTGATGTCTCTCAGTAAAGAGCTGGTCTTCTTGATCTTACAGTTCCTTGATGAGGAAAACCTAAAAGAAACTGCTCACAT TTTGGAGCGGGAAACAGGTTATTTCTTTGACATGAAGTACTTTGAGGGCCTGGCACTTAGTGGGAACTGGGATGAGGTTGAAAGATATCTCTCTGGTTTCACAAAAGTGGAGGACAACAAGTTTTCACTCaagatttattttgaaatcagAAAGCAGAAGTTCCTTGAGGCATTGGATAA CCATGATGGCTCCAAGGCTTTAGGTATCCTTGTGAATGATCTGAAAGTTTTTGCCTCATACAATGAAGATCTGTACAAGGAGATGACTCAGCTTCTGACTACAGATGATTTCAG GAAACACGAATCTCTCTCCACATATAGAGACACAAATTCTGCAAGAATAATCATGATGAAGGATCTGAAGAAAGTTATTGAGGCAAATCCCCTTTTTCGTGGTAAACTAAAGTTTCCTAATTTCAGAAGTCAAAGGTTGCGACGTCTCATTAACCAAAG CTTGAATTGGCAGCATGTACATTGTTCCTATCCTCAACCAGACCCTGtcataaaaactctttttttggatcatgtttGTCAACCACTAAACAATCATTCAATTGTAGACAATCCTCCG CCTTCTGAAGTTGCATCAGCACCAGTTCCAACTTCCCCCTCCAGTTGTACTTTTACTCCATCTACTGTGACTCATTCTGCAGTTTCTGCTGGAACTGTTGGTCTCTGTGCACCAAGAAACCCAG CTGAAACTTTGGAGGAACTCAAGGATTCAGAAAGTTTGTCTAAAACTGGGACACTTGAGACTTTGGATGAG GTAACGTCAGGATTCACTTATCCAGGCCAAGGTCAAAGTTCAGTATTCAGATTACCTGATGACTTTCCGAAGTTAGTTCAGAAGACATTGAATGAAGGATCATCTCCAGTGagcatggattttcatcctgtTCAATCAACCCTTCTTATAG TTGGAACCATCGTTGGGGACATAGGTTTGTGGGAAGTTCTTTCTGGAGAGAAGTTACTATCCAGAAGTTTTAAGGTTTGGGATATTGGAGCTTGTTCACCGATTTTCAAG GCAGCTATGGTCAAAGACCCATGTGTATCAGTTAAGTGTATACGATGGAGCCCTGATGGTTCAATATTTG GGGTTGCATATTCAAaacatattttacaattatacTCCTATGGTGGTGCCAGTGATGTTCAGCCAAAATTGGAG TTTGATGCTCATGTTGGTGGTGTAAATGACCTCGCCTTCTGTGCCCCTGATAAGAAACTTATGGTCATAAGCTGTGGTGATGACAAGATTGTTAAG GTGTGGGATGCAGTTAATGGTGTCAAAATGTTCACTTTTGAGGGTCATGAGGCCTCTGTATATTCTGTCTTACCTCACACCAAGGAGAGAATTCAT TTTATCTTTTCTACATCAGTGGATGGCAAGATAAAAGCATGGTTGTATGACAATTTGGGAGCGAGAGTTGATTTTGATGCTCCAGGTCATTGGTGCACAACAATGGCATACAGTGATGATAATAAAAG GATTTTTTCATGTGGCACTAGTAAAGATGGAGAGTCATTCCTTGTTGAATGGAATGAGACTGAAGGTTCTTTGAAGAGAATTTACCAGGGACTTCGGAAGCCTTCAATAGGGATCCTGCAATTTGATACTGCTAAGAACCAGTTTTTGGCTGTTGGTGATGACCATTTAATCAAACTTTGGGATATGGACAACCTTGAACTCTTGACAACTATTGATGCAGATGGAGACCTACCA GCAAGTCCATGTGTTCGCTTCAACAAGGAGGGAACGTTATTAGCTGTTTTTGCAAAGGGAAACAGAATCAAAATCTTGGCAAATGATTCCAGTCCTAAGTTGCAGCAAACTTCTGAAAATAATTACCTTGCTTCCTCTAGTCTCTCTGAAATACTGAGTGAG CTTTCAATCAGCCAAATTTCATCCGTTGGTAGCGCTGGCATGGAAGATGGTGGTGTTCCTGTG AATGAAGGAACAAGGAGCTTGGAGAATGTAAAACCCATTTTAACTGAGGAAGCCAATGGGAATATCTCTAACATCTATTATCCTCCTCAGTTCCAGTTCTTGAGTCTTCCTGCTAAGACAAACAag GTGTCGAGTTTGATCTACAACAATGCAGGTGATTCCATTTTGGCATTAGGATCAAATGTTCATGTGGTTTGGAAATGGCCGCAAAATGACCTTAATATGAGTGGAAAG GCAACCACCAAGATTCCCCCTCAATTATGGAAACCAAAAGGCAGGTCACAACTGATTGGTGATTACAGTGCTGGAACCAACCCTGCAGACGTTGTagcatgttttgttttttccaaaaatgattCATATGGCATATCAGCTTCAGGAGGGAAGATTTCTGTGTTCAACATGCTGACATATAAG AAAATGACAACTTTTATGTCTTCACCACCAATGGCAACATTTCTTGCTCTTCATCCTCAAGATAACAACATAATTGCAGTAGGCCTGGATGATTCCACAATTGTGATTTACAATGTTCGCAATGATGAG GTTGAGAACAAGCTTAAGGGCCACTTTGGAAAGATCACTGGCCTTGCCTTCTCAGAGGTTCTGAATGTACTTGTTTCATCAGGAGCAGATGCTCAG ATTGTTGTGTGGAATTATGATGGATGGGAAAGGGTGAACAGCAGATCCATGCAGATCCCTGATGAGGGGCCACCACTGTCAGACATCCGAATCCAGTTTCACCAGGATCAAATTCACTTCCTTGCTGTGCATGACACTTGTCTTGAAATATATGAAGCAAAGAAACTAGAATGCATTGGACAG TGGGTCACAGGAAAATTTTCGGCAGAAATCTCGCATGCAACATTTTCTTCTGATAGCCAGTTAGTATATGCAATCTTTCTAGATGGAACGGCTTCTGTATTTAACACTCCAAATTTCCACCTGCAATGTCGGATTGATTTCAATGCTTGTATTCCTCTCGATATCAG ATGTGATGTATACCCACTTGTGGTTGCCGCTCATCCAAATAACCCAAACCAGTTTGCGGTTGGCTTATCTAATGGTGGCATCCATATCATTGAGCCCCTTGAATCTGTAGGGAAATGGACAGCATTGCCACCAGTTGTTGATCCATATCATTGA
- the LOC117912473 gene encoding protein TOPLESS-like isoform X4: protein MSLSKELVFLILQFLDEENLKETAHILERETGYFFDMKYFEGLALSGNWDEVERYLSGFTKVEDNKFSLKIYFEIRKQKFLEALDNHDGSKALGILVNDLKVFASYNEDLYKEMTQLLTTDDFRKHESLSTYRDTNSARIIMMKDLKKVIEANPLFRGKLKFPNFRSQRLRRLINQSLNWQHVHCSYPQPDPVIKTLFLDHVCQPLNNHSIVDNPPPSEVASAPVPTSPSSCTFTPSTVTHSAVSAGTVGLCAPRNPAETLEELKDSESLSKTGTLETLDEVTSGFTYPGQGQSSVFRLPDDFPKLVQKTLNEGSSPVSMDFHPVQSTLLIVGTIVGDIGLWEVLSGEKLLSRSFKVWDIGACSPIFKAAMVKDPCVSVKCIRWSPDGSIFGVAYSKHILQLYSYGGASDVQPKLEFDAHVGGVNDLAFCAPDKKLMVISCGDDKIVKVWDAVNGVKMFTFEGHEASVYSVLPHTKERIHFIFSTSVDGKIKAWLYDNLGARVDFDAPGHWCTTMAYSDDNKRIFSCGTSKDGESFLVEWNETEGSLKRIYQGLRKPSIGILQFDTAKNQFLAVGDDHLIKLWDMDNLELLTTIDADGDLPASPCVRFNKEGTLLAVFAKGNRIKILANDSSPKLQQTSENNYLASSSLSEILSELSISQISSVGSAGMEDGGVPVNEGTRSLENVKPILTEEANGNISNIYYPPQFQFLSLPAKTNKVSSLIYNNAGDSILALGSNVHVVWKWPQNDLNMSGKATTKIPPQLWKPKGRSQLIGDYSAGTNPADVVACFVFSKNDSYGISASGGKISVFNMLTYKKMTTFMSSPPMATFLALHPQDNNIIAVGLDDSTIVIYNVRNDEVENKLKGHFGKITGLAFSEVLNVLVSSGADAQIVVWNYDGWERVNSRSMQIPDEGPPLSDIRIQFHQDQIHFLAVHDTCLEIYEAKKLECIGQWVTGKFSAEISHATFSSDSQLVYAIFLDGTASVFNTPNFHLQCRIDFNACIPLDIRCDVYPLVVAAHPNNPNQFAVGLSNGGIHIIEPLESVGKWTALPPVVDPYH from the exons ATGTCTCTCAGTAAAGAGCTGGTCTTCTTGATCTTACAGTTCCTTGATGAGGAAAACCTAAAAGAAACTGCTCACAT TTTGGAGCGGGAAACAGGTTATTTCTTTGACATGAAGTACTTTGAGGGCCTGGCACTTAGTGGGAACTGGGATGAGGTTGAAAGATATCTCTCTGGTTTCACAAAAGTGGAGGACAACAAGTTTTCACTCaagatttattttgaaatcagAAAGCAGAAGTTCCTTGAGGCATTGGATAA CCATGATGGCTCCAAGGCTTTAGGTATCCTTGTGAATGATCTGAAAGTTTTTGCCTCATACAATGAAGATCTGTACAAGGAGATGACTCAGCTTCTGACTACAGATGATTTCAG GAAACACGAATCTCTCTCCACATATAGAGACACAAATTCTGCAAGAATAATCATGATGAAGGATCTGAAGAAAGTTATTGAGGCAAATCCCCTTTTTCGTGGTAAACTAAAGTTTCCTAATTTCAGAAGTCAAAGGTTGCGACGTCTCATTAACCAAAG CTTGAATTGGCAGCATGTACATTGTTCCTATCCTCAACCAGACCCTGtcataaaaactctttttttggatcatgtttGTCAACCACTAAACAATCATTCAATTGTAGACAATCCTCCG CCTTCTGAAGTTGCATCAGCACCAGTTCCAACTTCCCCCTCCAGTTGTACTTTTACTCCATCTACTGTGACTCATTCTGCAGTTTCTGCTGGAACTGTTGGTCTCTGTGCACCAAGAAACCCAG CTGAAACTTTGGAGGAACTCAAGGATTCAGAAAGTTTGTCTAAAACTGGGACACTTGAGACTTTGGATGAG GTAACGTCAGGATTCACTTATCCAGGCCAAGGTCAAAGTTCAGTATTCAGATTACCTGATGACTTTCCGAAGTTAGTTCAGAAGACATTGAATGAAGGATCATCTCCAGTGagcatggattttcatcctgtTCAATCAACCCTTCTTATAG TTGGAACCATCGTTGGGGACATAGGTTTGTGGGAAGTTCTTTCTGGAGAGAAGTTACTATCCAGAAGTTTTAAGGTTTGGGATATTGGAGCTTGTTCACCGATTTTCAAG GCAGCTATGGTCAAAGACCCATGTGTATCAGTTAAGTGTATACGATGGAGCCCTGATGGTTCAATATTTG GGGTTGCATATTCAAaacatattttacaattatacTCCTATGGTGGTGCCAGTGATGTTCAGCCAAAATTGGAG TTTGATGCTCATGTTGGTGGTGTAAATGACCTCGCCTTCTGTGCCCCTGATAAGAAACTTATGGTCATAAGCTGTGGTGATGACAAGATTGTTAAG GTGTGGGATGCAGTTAATGGTGTCAAAATGTTCACTTTTGAGGGTCATGAGGCCTCTGTATATTCTGTCTTACCTCACACCAAGGAGAGAATTCAT TTTATCTTTTCTACATCAGTGGATGGCAAGATAAAAGCATGGTTGTATGACAATTTGGGAGCGAGAGTTGATTTTGATGCTCCAGGTCATTGGTGCACAACAATGGCATACAGTGATGATAATAAAAG GATTTTTTCATGTGGCACTAGTAAAGATGGAGAGTCATTCCTTGTTGAATGGAATGAGACTGAAGGTTCTTTGAAGAGAATTTACCAGGGACTTCGGAAGCCTTCAATAGGGATCCTGCAATTTGATACTGCTAAGAACCAGTTTTTGGCTGTTGGTGATGACCATTTAATCAAACTTTGGGATATGGACAACCTTGAACTCTTGACAACTATTGATGCAGATGGAGACCTACCA GCAAGTCCATGTGTTCGCTTCAACAAGGAGGGAACGTTATTAGCTGTTTTTGCAAAGGGAAACAGAATCAAAATCTTGGCAAATGATTCCAGTCCTAAGTTGCAGCAAACTTCTGAAAATAATTACCTTGCTTCCTCTAGTCTCTCTGAAATACTGAGTGAG CTTTCAATCAGCCAAATTTCATCCGTTGGTAGCGCTGGCATGGAAGATGGTGGTGTTCCTGTG AATGAAGGAACAAGGAGCTTGGAGAATGTAAAACCCATTTTAACTGAGGAAGCCAATGGGAATATCTCTAACATCTATTATCCTCCTCAGTTCCAGTTCTTGAGTCTTCCTGCTAAGACAAACAag GTGTCGAGTTTGATCTACAACAATGCAGGTGATTCCATTTTGGCATTAGGATCAAATGTTCATGTGGTTTGGAAATGGCCGCAAAATGACCTTAATATGAGTGGAAAG GCAACCACCAAGATTCCCCCTCAATTATGGAAACCAAAAGGCAGGTCACAACTGATTGGTGATTACAGTGCTGGAACCAACCCTGCAGACGTTGTagcatgttttgttttttccaaaaatgattCATATGGCATATCAGCTTCAGGAGGGAAGATTTCTGTGTTCAACATGCTGACATATAAG AAAATGACAACTTTTATGTCTTCACCACCAATGGCAACATTTCTTGCTCTTCATCCTCAAGATAACAACATAATTGCAGTAGGCCTGGATGATTCCACAATTGTGATTTACAATGTTCGCAATGATGAG GTTGAGAACAAGCTTAAGGGCCACTTTGGAAAGATCACTGGCCTTGCCTTCTCAGAGGTTCTGAATGTACTTGTTTCATCAGGAGCAGATGCTCAG ATTGTTGTGTGGAATTATGATGGATGGGAAAGGGTGAACAGCAGATCCATGCAGATCCCTGATGAGGGGCCACCACTGTCAGACATCCGAATCCAGTTTCACCAGGATCAAATTCACTTCCTTGCTGTGCATGACACTTGTCTTGAAATATATGAAGCAAAGAAACTAGAATGCATTGGACAG TGGGTCACAGGAAAATTTTCGGCAGAAATCTCGCATGCAACATTTTCTTCTGATAGCCAGTTAGTATATGCAATCTTTCTAGATGGAACGGCTTCTGTATTTAACACTCCAAATTTCCACCTGCAATGTCGGATTGATTTCAATGCTTGTATTCCTCTCGATATCAG ATGTGATGTATACCCACTTGTGGTTGCCGCTCATCCAAATAACCCAAACCAGTTTGCGGTTGGCTTATCTAATGGTGGCATCCATATCATTGAGCCCCTTGAATCTGTAGGGAAATGGACAGCATTGCCACCAGTTGTTGATCCATATCATTGA